In Suttonella indologenes, one genomic interval encodes:
- a CDS encoding type I restriction-modification system subunit M, whose amino-acid sequence MRNAHAINQNFLNKLDQDLWTAADKLRKNLDAANYKHIVLGFIFLKYISDSFNDFRQKHALNLTNPDSETYLDPALFDKAEYQQILNDEIEERDYYTAENIFYVPQQARWENIKDNSKLNAGDELPWGGNFKNVSILLDDAFEAIEQENPKLKGVLQRIAGFGVPDEMLRGLIDLFSRTDFTRPMYNGEPVHLQAKDILGHVYEYFLGQFALAEGKKGGQYFTPKSIVTLIVEMLEPYSGRVYDPAMGSGGFFVQTDRFIQAHQGNRNAISVYGQESNPTTRKLAVMNMAIRGIPFDFGDKPEDTLLNPLHIDKKMDVVMANPPFNQKEWWSESLANDPRWAYGTPPQGNANFAWLQHMIYHLSPKGKMALLLANGSMSSQTSGEGDIRKNIIQADLVEAMIALPNQLFTNTQIPACIWIINKAKARKGEVLFINATQIGYMKDRVLRDFTADDIAKISDTYHNWQKQNGYENIPAFCYSATLDEIAKNDFVLTAGRYVGAAVEEDDGVPFSEKMQELTALLNEQFKQGRVLEEKIVANLKGLGF is encoded by the coding sequence ATGCGAAATGCTCATGCCATCAACCAAAACTTTTTAAACAAACTTGACCAAGACCTCTGGACTGCCGCCGACAAACTGCGTAAAAACCTAGACGCCGCCAACTACAAACACATCGTGCTTGGTTTTATCTTTCTAAAATACATCTCCGACAGTTTCAACGACTTTCGCCAAAAACACGCCCTCAATCTTACCAATCCTGACAGCGAAACCTATCTTGACCCAGCCTTGTTTGATAAAGCCGAATATCAGCAAATTTTAAACGATGAAATTGAAGAGCGGGATTATTACACCGCCGAAAATATCTTTTATGTACCACAACAAGCACGCTGGGAAAACATCAAAGACAACAGCAAACTAAACGCAGGCGATGAATTGCCTTGGGGTGGCAACTTCAAAAATGTCAGCATTTTGCTTGATGATGCCTTTGAAGCCATCGAACAAGAAAACCCCAAACTAAAAGGCGTACTGCAACGCATTGCAGGCTTTGGCGTGCCTGATGAAATGCTTCGTGGCTTGATTGACCTTTTCTCTCGCACCGACTTTACCCGCCCAATGTACAATGGCGAACCTGTGCATCTGCAAGCCAAAGACATTTTGGGACACGTCTATGAATACTTCCTTGGGCAATTCGCCCTAGCCGAAGGCAAAAAAGGTGGTCAATATTTCACGCCAAAATCCATTGTTACCCTGATTGTGGAAATGCTCGAACCCTATTCAGGGCGAGTGTATGACCCTGCGATGGGCAGTGGCGGATTTTTTGTGCAAACCGACCGCTTTATCCAAGCCCACCAAGGTAACCGCAACGCCATTTCGGTCTATGGGCAAGAATCCAACCCCACCACCCGCAAACTGGCGGTGATGAATATGGCGATTCGTGGCATTCCCTTTGACTTTGGCGACAAGCCTGAAGATACTCTGCTCAATCCGTTACATATTGATAAAAAAATGGATGTTGTGATGGCAAATCCGCCCTTTAACCAAAAAGAGTGGTGGAGTGAAAGCCTAGCAAACGACCCACGCTGGGCATACGGCACGCCCCCACAAGGCAACGCCAACTTTGCATGGTTGCAGCATATGATTTACCACCTTTCGCCAAAAGGCAAAATGGCACTCCTACTTGCCAACGGCTCAATGAGCAGCCAAACTTCAGGCGAAGGCGATATTCGCAAAAACATCATTCAAGCCGACCTAGTCGAAGCGATGATTGCTCTACCCAATCAGCTATTCACCAACACGCAAATCCCAGCCTGCATTTGGATTATCAATAAAGCCAAAGCTCGTAAAGGCGAAGTGCTGTTTATCAACGCCACCCAAATCGGCTATATGAAAGACCGTGTCTTGCGTGATTTTACCGCTGATGACATTGCCAAAATCAGCGATACCTACCACAACTGGCAAAAACAGAACGGCTACGAAAATATCCCTGCGTTTTGTTACTCGGCAACACTGGACGAAATCGCCAAAAATGACTTTGTGCTAACGGCTGGGCGATATGTGGGGGCGGCAGTCGAAGAAGATGACGGCGTGCCATTTAGCGAAAAAATGCAGGAATTGACCGCTTTATTAAATGAACAGTTTAAACAAGGGAGAGTATTGGAAGAAAAGATTGTGGCAAATTTAAAGGGGTTGGGGTTTTAA